Proteins from one Triticum aestivum cultivar Chinese Spring chromosome 7A, IWGSC CS RefSeq v2.1, whole genome shotgun sequence genomic window:
- the LOC123149191 gene encoding protein FAR1-RELATED SEQUENCE 7 isoform X2, giving the protein MQLHRADEPRPPRPRAWIPRLLHDSTMNRGAESFTDLLFRFCSQPTATEGVPDLGLLEEEEEEEEEEEEEEEEEVEDEDEEGEERIHPNFQNHSPSSSQDGEKSDATDSGTPEDQEAMPYFSNIPDIDDAEETQPESHPIPVPWTQSRATLSGRKSALEKAMRNYADKKSEFVVKPEIGQEFDSLAEAYDFYNLYSWEIGFGIKYGQCRRNIEKCKTVQDIVCGCVGKPRRENSHSVCCQCPALMRLHRTSDHGWFIHDVKHEHNHSMAQTCGEKLHWPSHRHIDAHAKDIVMHLRNNNISLSKTFGVIASFLRDMENLPFNKRSLCYLCKRMNQQQGDDDIRKTIQLFSELKEKDPKFVDSVLVDEGSKIRALMWTDGKSRHQYKIFGDAITFDTTYRTNQYDMPFGLFVGVNNHFQSIILGGVLLRDETTETFEWVFKEFASLMGGKDPKTILTDQARAMERAIYSQWPDTTHRWCKWHVLQKAREHLGSVYSKNSDFRDEFHKLLEYMVTVDEFETAWASLIEKYQLADHPWLTQIYEVRTKWAKPYFAGVFCARMTSTQRSDSANHMLKNYVQSALSMNNFVRQYQKLLFDRQSEEDFQAKKTRVGGVVFNLGVPLEYHASKVYTAAMYELFQHAIYLSGSFVLQEAWQTEQGVVYVVNHIYAERRQAWSRTQYHVLFHEGSGGYLCECGLYSHMGMMCCHAIRVLLHLGVRDIPEVHIMKRWTKNACENLPVHLMIYKACNSALKDATYRHSSLYSKALEIVQMGDKNTEAYGAAMKQLLDAISVLNDINQESDGRGLNDQATAQAHDQDVPVTPGANGLSGSMNVVSRKRDLGRPTNARAKPGYENVSKPRTKFCSICRGRGHKASGCPSFGGVAKKKRKVPKCTKCGLEGHKRNNCSGRMFGVFQ; this is encoded by the exons ATGCAGCTGCATCGAGCGGACGAACCACGGCCTCCCCGTCCACGCGCCTGGATCCCTAGGTTGCTTCACGATTCAACGATGAATCGCGGTGCAGAGTCATTCACGGATCTCCTCTTCAG ATTTTGTTCCCAGCCGACCGCAACAGAGGGCGTCCCAGATCTGGGAttgctagaggaggaggaggaggaggaggaggaggaggaggaggaggaggaggaggaggtcgaggacgaggacgaggagggcgAAGAGCGCATCCATCCTAATTTCCAGAATCATTCTCCTTCTTCAAGCCAAGATGGAGAGAAATCTGATGCCACAGATTCAGGAACTCCTGAAGATCAGGAGGCTATGCCATATTTCTCCAACATCCCAGATATTGACGACGCAGAAGAGACCCAGCCCGAATCGCATCCCATTCCAGTTCCGTGGACTCAAAG CCGTGCCACATTATCGGGAAGGAAAAGTGCTTTGGAAAAGGCCATGAGAAATTACGCTGATAAGAAGTCAGAGTTCGTCGTCAAGCCAGAGATCGGCCAGGAATTTGATTCTTTGGCCGAAGCTTACGACTTCTACAACCTATACTCGTGGGAGATTGGTTTTGGCATCAAGTATGGGCAATGCAGAAGAAACATTGAAAAGTGCAAGACGGTCCAGGACATAGTTTGCGGATGCGTG GGGAAACCACGCAGGGAAAATTCACATTCAGTATGCTGCCAATGTCCTGCGCTTATGAGGTTGCATCGCACGTCAGACCATGGTTGGTTCATCCATGATGTGAAGCATGAGCATAATCACAGTATGGCACAAACATGTGGAGAGAAGTTGCACTGGCCATCTCACAGGCACATTGATGCCCATGCCAAAGACATTGTCATGCACCTTAGGAACAACAATATATCATTAAGCAAGACTTTCGGTGTGATTGCAAGCTTTCTTAGGGATATGGAAAACTTGCCCTTTAACAAGAGATCTCTGTGTTATCTCTGCAAGAGGATGAATCAGCAGCAGGGCGATGATGACATCAGAAAGACGATACAACTCTTCTCTGAATTGAAAGAGAAGGATCCAAAGTTTGTCGACAGTGTGCTTGTTGATGAAGGCAGCAAGATCAGGGCATTGATGTGGACAGACGGTAAGAGCCGACACCAGTACAAAATCTTTGGAGATGCAATAACATTCGACACAACATATCGTACAAACCAGTACGACATGCCGTTTGGTCTTTTTGTTGGTGTCAACAATCACTTTCAGAGCATCATCCTTGGAGGAGTGTTGCTACGCGATGAAACAACTGAGACTTTTGAGTGGGTGTTCAAGGAATTTGCATCTTTGATGGGAGGGAAGGATCCAAAAACAATACTCACGG ACCAAGCCCGTGCAATGGAGAGGGCTATATATTCCCAGTGGCCTGATACAACTCACAGGTGGTGCAAATGGCATGTATTGCAAAAAGCAAGGGAACATCTAGGTTCTGTTTATTCAAAAAACAGTGATTTCAGAGACGAGTTTCACAAACTTCTCGAGTATATGGTCACAGTAGATGAGTTTGAAACCGCATGGGCCAGCTTGATTGAGAAATATCAACTTGCAGACCACCCATGGCTCACTCAAATATATGAAGTTAGAACAAAATGGGCAAAGCCATATTTTGCAGGTGTGTTCTGCGCAAGGATGACGAGCACACAGCGTTCCGACAGTGCAAACCATATGCTCAAGAATTATGTGCAGTCGGCATTGTCCATGAACAATTTTGTAAGGCAGTATCAAAAATTATTGTTTGATAGACAATCAGAGGAAGATTTTCAAGCGAAGAAGACTCGTGTG GGTGGCGTTGTCTTCAACCTGGGAGTGCCTCTAGAATACCATGCAAGCAAGGTCTACACTGCAGCTATGTATGAGCTGTTCCAACACGCAATTTACTTGTCAGGGTCATTTGTGTTACAAGAGGCCTGGCAGACAGAACAAGGCGTGGTCTACGTTGTTAACCACATCTATGCAGAGAGGAGGCAAGCATGGTCCAGGACACAATATCATGTTCTGTTTCATGAGGGGTCCGGAGGATATTTATGTGAGTGTGGTCTTTACTCACATATGGGCATGATGTGCTGTCATGCTATTCGG GTGCTGCTACATCTCGGAGTTAGGGACATCCCAGAAGTACACATCATGAAGAGATGGACGAAGAACGCCTGCGAGAACCTGCCAGTGCATCTGATGATATATAAAGCATGCAATTCTGCACTGAAGGACGCAACTTATCGGCACTCTTCCTTGTACAGTAAGGCGCTCGAGATTGTCCAAATGGGGGACAAGAACACTGAAGCTTATGGAGCTGCAATGAAGCAGTTGCTGGACGCAATAAGTGTTCTAAATGATATCAACCAGGAGAGCGATGGACGAGGGTTAAATGATCAAGCCACTGCTCAAGCACATGACCAAGATGTCCCTGTGACACCAGGAGCAAATGGTCTGTCAGGTTCAATGAATGTTGTATCACGCAAGAGGGATCTAGGCAGGCCAACAAACGCAAGAGCAAAGCCAGGTTATGAAAATGTTAGCAAGCCAAGAACAAAGTTTTGCTCAATCTGTAGAGGGAGGGGTCACAAAGCATCGGGATGCCCCTCATTTGGAGGGGtagcaaagaaaaaaaggaaagttcCAAAGTGTACAAAGTGCGGCCTGGAAGGCCACAAGAGGAATAACTGCTCAGGAAGAATGTTCGGCGTCTTCCAATGA
- the LOC123149191 gene encoding protein FAR1-RELATED SEQUENCE 7 isoform X1 gives MQLHRADEPRPPRPRAWIPRLLHDSTMNRGAESFTDLLFRFCSQPTATEGVPDLGLLEEEEEEEEEEEEEEEEEVEDEDEEGEERIHPNFQNHSPSSSQDGEKSDATDSGTPEDQEAMPYFSNIPDIDDAEETQPESHPIPVPWTQRVRLGKIPDSRATLSGRKSALEKAMRNYADKKSEFVVKPEIGQEFDSLAEAYDFYNLYSWEIGFGIKYGQCRRNIEKCKTVQDIVCGCVGKPRRENSHSVCCQCPALMRLHRTSDHGWFIHDVKHEHNHSMAQTCGEKLHWPSHRHIDAHAKDIVMHLRNNNISLSKTFGVIASFLRDMENLPFNKRSLCYLCKRMNQQQGDDDIRKTIQLFSELKEKDPKFVDSVLVDEGSKIRALMWTDGKSRHQYKIFGDAITFDTTYRTNQYDMPFGLFVGVNNHFQSIILGGVLLRDETTETFEWVFKEFASLMGGKDPKTILTDQARAMERAIYSQWPDTTHRWCKWHVLQKAREHLGSVYSKNSDFRDEFHKLLEYMVTVDEFETAWASLIEKYQLADHPWLTQIYEVRTKWAKPYFAGVFCARMTSTQRSDSANHMLKNYVQSALSMNNFVRQYQKLLFDRQSEEDFQAKKTRVGGVVFNLGVPLEYHASKVYTAAMYELFQHAIYLSGSFVLQEAWQTEQGVVYVVNHIYAERRQAWSRTQYHVLFHEGSGGYLCECGLYSHMGMMCCHAIRVLLHLGVRDIPEVHIMKRWTKNACENLPVHLMIYKACNSALKDATYRHSSLYSKALEIVQMGDKNTEAYGAAMKQLLDAISVLNDINQESDGRGLNDQATAQAHDQDVPVTPGANGLSGSMNVVSRKRDLGRPTNARAKPGYENVSKPRTKFCSICRGRGHKASGCPSFGGVAKKKRKVPKCTKCGLEGHKRNNCSGRMFGVFQ, from the exons ATGCAGCTGCATCGAGCGGACGAACCACGGCCTCCCCGTCCACGCGCCTGGATCCCTAGGTTGCTTCACGATTCAACGATGAATCGCGGTGCAGAGTCATTCACGGATCTCCTCTTCAG ATTTTGTTCCCAGCCGACCGCAACAGAGGGCGTCCCAGATCTGGGAttgctagaggaggaggaggaggaggaggaggaggaggaggaggaggaggaggaggaggtcgaggacgaggacgaggagggcgAAGAGCGCATCCATCCTAATTTCCAGAATCATTCTCCTTCTTCAAGCCAAGATGGAGAGAAATCTGATGCCACAGATTCAGGAACTCCTGAAGATCAGGAGGCTATGCCATATTTCTCCAACATCCCAGATATTGACGACGCAGAAGAGACCCAGCCCGAATCGCATCCCATTCCAGTTCCGTGGACTCAAAG GGTCCGACTTGGCAAAATTCCTGACAGCCGTGCCACATTATCGGGAAGGAAAAGTGCTTTGGAAAAGGCCATGAGAAATTACGCTGATAAGAAGTCAGAGTTCGTCGTCAAGCCAGAGATCGGCCAGGAATTTGATTCTTTGGCCGAAGCTTACGACTTCTACAACCTATACTCGTGGGAGATTGGTTTTGGCATCAAGTATGGGCAATGCAGAAGAAACATTGAAAAGTGCAAGACGGTCCAGGACATAGTTTGCGGATGCGTG GGGAAACCACGCAGGGAAAATTCACATTCAGTATGCTGCCAATGTCCTGCGCTTATGAGGTTGCATCGCACGTCAGACCATGGTTGGTTCATCCATGATGTGAAGCATGAGCATAATCACAGTATGGCACAAACATGTGGAGAGAAGTTGCACTGGCCATCTCACAGGCACATTGATGCCCATGCCAAAGACATTGTCATGCACCTTAGGAACAACAATATATCATTAAGCAAGACTTTCGGTGTGATTGCAAGCTTTCTTAGGGATATGGAAAACTTGCCCTTTAACAAGAGATCTCTGTGTTATCTCTGCAAGAGGATGAATCAGCAGCAGGGCGATGATGACATCAGAAAGACGATACAACTCTTCTCTGAATTGAAAGAGAAGGATCCAAAGTTTGTCGACAGTGTGCTTGTTGATGAAGGCAGCAAGATCAGGGCATTGATGTGGACAGACGGTAAGAGCCGACACCAGTACAAAATCTTTGGAGATGCAATAACATTCGACACAACATATCGTACAAACCAGTACGACATGCCGTTTGGTCTTTTTGTTGGTGTCAACAATCACTTTCAGAGCATCATCCTTGGAGGAGTGTTGCTACGCGATGAAACAACTGAGACTTTTGAGTGGGTGTTCAAGGAATTTGCATCTTTGATGGGAGGGAAGGATCCAAAAACAATACTCACGG ACCAAGCCCGTGCAATGGAGAGGGCTATATATTCCCAGTGGCCTGATACAACTCACAGGTGGTGCAAATGGCATGTATTGCAAAAAGCAAGGGAACATCTAGGTTCTGTTTATTCAAAAAACAGTGATTTCAGAGACGAGTTTCACAAACTTCTCGAGTATATGGTCACAGTAGATGAGTTTGAAACCGCATGGGCCAGCTTGATTGAGAAATATCAACTTGCAGACCACCCATGGCTCACTCAAATATATGAAGTTAGAACAAAATGGGCAAAGCCATATTTTGCAGGTGTGTTCTGCGCAAGGATGACGAGCACACAGCGTTCCGACAGTGCAAACCATATGCTCAAGAATTATGTGCAGTCGGCATTGTCCATGAACAATTTTGTAAGGCAGTATCAAAAATTATTGTTTGATAGACAATCAGAGGAAGATTTTCAAGCGAAGAAGACTCGTGTG GGTGGCGTTGTCTTCAACCTGGGAGTGCCTCTAGAATACCATGCAAGCAAGGTCTACACTGCAGCTATGTATGAGCTGTTCCAACACGCAATTTACTTGTCAGGGTCATTTGTGTTACAAGAGGCCTGGCAGACAGAACAAGGCGTGGTCTACGTTGTTAACCACATCTATGCAGAGAGGAGGCAAGCATGGTCCAGGACACAATATCATGTTCTGTTTCATGAGGGGTCCGGAGGATATTTATGTGAGTGTGGTCTTTACTCACATATGGGCATGATGTGCTGTCATGCTATTCGG GTGCTGCTACATCTCGGAGTTAGGGACATCCCAGAAGTACACATCATGAAGAGATGGACGAAGAACGCCTGCGAGAACCTGCCAGTGCATCTGATGATATATAAAGCATGCAATTCTGCACTGAAGGACGCAACTTATCGGCACTCTTCCTTGTACAGTAAGGCGCTCGAGATTGTCCAAATGGGGGACAAGAACACTGAAGCTTATGGAGCTGCAATGAAGCAGTTGCTGGACGCAATAAGTGTTCTAAATGATATCAACCAGGAGAGCGATGGACGAGGGTTAAATGATCAAGCCACTGCTCAAGCACATGACCAAGATGTCCCTGTGACACCAGGAGCAAATGGTCTGTCAGGTTCAATGAATGTTGTATCACGCAAGAGGGATCTAGGCAGGCCAACAAACGCAAGAGCAAAGCCAGGTTATGAAAATGTTAGCAAGCCAAGAACAAAGTTTTGCTCAATCTGTAGAGGGAGGGGTCACAAAGCATCGGGATGCCCCTCATTTGGAGGGGtagcaaagaaaaaaaggaaagttcCAAAGTGTACAAAGTGCGGCCTGGAAGGCCACAAGAGGAATAACTGCTCAGGAAGAATGTTCGGCGTCTTCCAATGA